In Tripterygium wilfordii isolate XIE 37 chromosome 23, ASM1340144v1, whole genome shotgun sequence, one genomic interval encodes:
- the LOC119992542 gene encoding WPP domain-interacting tail-anchored protein 1-like, whose product MEMNGMCGASVSDDDSEAKSKLLVEVSSNGVLGTASEILMRTELDLACSSEKLVNLNVLMMHVATRETDFEAFASDKQYTLDDSPHKAALEFDLLSGILDSEVEELDRSMDMLQREVANVREMISSCKHSGDTFLEAEEKLRDSEETLKQSQYQISDIRMQSSKFHRILSCQDGSEEGRFFNMNKNLNTAEQQRHILRMLEKSLVREIDLEQKLTESKQIEEEFKVRLPSSEQEAFFMQEEATDVCERWFEAENTREVMRGISKDLFGQLQIAQFNLNGSAHRESQLISKLEDSKQEFYEAERRVKTAEAKCKSLGETCKELNEELKVTRDASEKVNSLERQMRESDIRLQHAVASAEASQEKQNMLHSSIQDMENLIEDLKLKFSREESRADSAEDKCIVLSETYADLNKELSFWRSRLECLEASLDHAEETRMATAKDIGLQTKVITNLLMQLAIERERLHKQISSLVMENKILVLKVQQTKKTSFVVSSHDDGSDSKESHFAKHNVTTTASECKTEENVSFCETEVAPTDSASELGRVRRMDAGVLNFKHFLIGILFLLISSSVYLLQSEN is encoded by the exons ATGGAAATGAACGGCATGTGCGGAGCAAGTGTTTCTGATGATGATTCAGAGGCAAAGTCAAAATTACTTGTTGAAGTCTCATCTAATGGAGTACTAGGAACAGCAAGTGAAATTTTAATGAGAACGGAATTGGATTTGGCTTGTTCTTCTGAGAAGCTAGTTAACTTAAATGTGCTTATGATGCATGTGGCAACTAGAGAAACTGATTTTGAAGCATTTGCATCAGATAAACAATACACATTAGATGACTCTCCTCATAAGGCTGCCCTGGAATTTGATCTCCTATCAGGAATTTTGGATTCAGAGGTGGAAGAGCTGGATAGATCCATGGATATGCTGCAAAGAGAAGTTGCCAATGTACGTGAAATGATTTCTTCCTGCAAACACTCTGGAGATACTTTCCTGGAGGCGGAAGAAAAGTTACGTGATTCTGAAGAAACATTGAAGCAGTCACAGTATCAAATATCAGACATCAGGATGCAATCTTCCAAGTTCCACAGGATATTGTCATGTCAGGATGGATCAGAAGAAGGTCGGTTTTTTAACATGAACAAAAACCTAAATACTGCTGAACAACAAAGACATATTCTGAGGATGCTTGAGAAATCTTTGGTACGAGAAATTGATCTTGAGCAAAAGTTGACTGAATCGAAACAAATTGAAGAAGAGTTTAAAGTAAGACTACCCTCTTCAGAACAAGAAGCATTCTTTATGCAGGAAGAAGCGACAGATGTTTGTGAGAGATGGTTTGAGGCAGAGAATACCAGAGAGGTTATGAGGGGAATTTCAAAAGATTTGTTTGGTCAACTCCAGATTGCTCAGTTTAATTTAAATGGCTCAGCTCATCGAGAATCTCAGTTAATCTCGAAGCTTGAGGATTCAAAACAAGAATTTTATGAAGCCGAAAGAAGGGTAAAAACTGCAGAAGCCAAATGTAAATCATTAGGGGAGACTTGCAAGGAACTAAATGAAGAGCTTAAAGTCACCCGTGATGCCTCTGAAAAGGTTAATTCACTTGAGAGGCAGATGAGGGAATCTGATATCCGGCTACAACATGCAGTGGCATCCGCTGAGGCTAGTCAAGAGAAGCAAAACATGCTGCACTCTTCAATCCAAGATATGGAAAATCTAATTGAGGATCTGAAGTTGAAATTTTCAAGGGAGGAAAGCCGGGCTGACAGTGCGGAGGATAAGTGTATCGTATTATCCGAGACTTATGCAGATCTTAATAAGGAACTGAGCTTTTGGAGGAGTAGATTGGAATGCTTGGAGGCATCTTTGGATCATGCTGAGGAAACAAGAATGGCAACTGCAAAGGATATTGGTCTTCAGACAAAAGTGATAACTAATTTGTTGATGCAATTAGCCATTGAGAGAGAGCGACTTCATAAGCAG ATATCTTCATTGGTAATGGAGAACAAGATTTTGGTATTGAAGGTGCAGCAAACAAAAAAGACTTCCTTTGTTGTTAGTAGCCATGATGATGGAAGCGATAGTAAAGAATCCCATTTCGCCAAACACAATGTGACTACTACTGCTTCTGAG TGCAAGACTGAGGAAAACGTTTCCTTCTGCGAGACAGAGGTAGCACCTACAGATTCTGCATCTGAGCTTGGGAGAGTGAGGAGAATGGATGCAGGGGTGCTTAACTTTAAGCACTTTTTAATTGGAATACTCTTCTTACTTATTTCCTCATCAGTTTACTTACTTCAAtcagaaaattga
- the LOC119993071 gene encoding amino acid transporter AVT6A-like: MTIGNLAPNKEKKSRRGKQVVDERAPLLPRKHEEEVGEFNGASFTGAVFNLSTTIVGAGIMALPATMKVLGLGLGIAMIVFMAFLTESSIELLLRFSRAGKTHSYGGLMGDAFGKVGRILLQISVMVNNIGVLIVYMIIIGDVLSGTSSSGIHHAGLLEGWFGAHWWNGRTFVLLVTTLAVFSPLACFKRIDSLSFTSGLSVGLALVFLIITVGITIMKLISGSVAMPRLLPNVTDLSSLLNLFTAVPVLVTAYICHYNVHTIDNELEDSTQIKGVVRASLALCSSVYVLTSVFGFLLFGESTLDDVLANFDANLGIPYGSLLNDAVRVSYAAHLMLVFPIVFFPLRLNIDGLLFPSARPLVLDNKRFALMTTVLITVIFLGANFIPSIWDAFQFTGATAAVCLGFIFPAAITLGDRHNIATKRDKFLCVFMIVLAVFSNLIAIYCDAYALFKRNSSPRE; encoded by the exons ATGACGATTGGAAATCTTGCTCCAAATAAGGAGAAGAAATCGAGGAGGGGCAAACAAGTTGTTGATGAGAGAGCTCCCTTATTGCCCAGAAAGCATGAGGAGGAAGTTGGTGAGTTCAATGGGGCTTCCTTTACAGGGGCTGTGTTCAATTTATCAACAACAATTGTTGGTGCTGGAATCATGGCCTTGCCAGCCACCATGAAAGTGTTAGGCCTTGGTCTTGGAATTGCCATGATCGTCTTCATGGCTTTCTTGACTGAGTCCTCAATTGAACTGTTGCTTAGATTTAGCCGGGCTGGAAAGACGCATTCTTATGGAGGCCTAATGGGGGATGCCTTTGGAAAAGTTGGGAGGATATTGTTGCAGATATCTGTTATGGTCAACAACATTGGTGTACTCATTGTCTACATGATTATAATTG GTGATGTGCTTTCTGGAACATCGTCTAGTGGAATACACCATGCCGGTCTCCTTGAAGGGTGGTTTGGAGCACATTGGTGGAATGGGCGTACCTTTGTTCTTCTTGTTACGACTCTAGCAGTTTTCTCTCCCTTGGCATGCTTCAAGCGAATTG ATTCTTTGAGTTTCACATCTGGCTTATCAGTTGGTTTGGCGCTGGTATTTCTCATTATCACCGTGGGAATCACAATCATGAAGTTGATAAGTGGAAGTGTTGCAATGCCAAGATTGCTTCCTAATGTTACTGATTTATCATCATTGCTGAACCTCTTCACCGCAGTTCCTGTTCTAGTCACTGCATACATCTGCCACTACAATG TTCACACTATCGATAATGAACTCGAGGACTCTACTCAGATAAAAGGAGTTGTGCGAGCCTCGCTTGCTTTATGCTCAAGTGTTTATGTCTTGacgagtgtgtttggatttctCCTATTTGGAGAATCAACTCTGGATGATGTTCTTGCTAATTTTGACGCCAATCTTGGCATTCCTTATGGTTCCCTGCTTAATGATGCTGTTCGTGTGAGCTACGCTGCCCATTTGATGCTTGTATTTCCCATTGTGTTCTTCCCGTTGCGCCTCAACATAGATGGCCTGCTCTTTCCCTCAGCTAGGCCTCTGGTTTTGGACAATAAGAGATTCGCTTTGATGACCACTGTACTCATTACTGTGATCTTCTTGGGAGCAAATTTCATACCCAGTATCTGGGATGCGTTCCAGTTCACAGGAGCAACTGCTGCAGTCTGTCTTGGGTTCATTTTTCCTGCTGCAATTACTCTGGG GGATCGTCACAACATAGCAACAAAGAGAGACAAGTTCTTATGTGTGTTCATGATTGTCCTGGCTGTATTCTCAAACCTGATAGCCATATATTGTGATGCCTATGCCTTGTTCAAAAGGAATTCATCGCCCCGCGAGTGA
- the LOC119993074 gene encoding alpha/beta hydrolase domain-containing protein 17C-like isoform X3, whose protein sequence is MGAMTSSMAAKFAFFPPNPPSYQVVVEEVIGKLTMTGVVNRGNADVLKLATERGNQVVAVYFRNPEAKLTMLYSHGNAADLGQMYDLFSELSLHLRVNLMGYDYSGYGQSTGKPSEQNTYADIEAAYRCLLEKYGAKEEDVILYGQSVGSGPTLDLATRLPRLRAAVLHSPIMSGLRVMYPVKRTYWFDIYKGTADDVVDWSHGKQLWEHCKEKYEPLWIKGGNHCDLELYPQYIKHLKKFISAIEKWPYQRKVSGTFKDQPDNNPRKSTDVRDTSRSSTDQKDRPRPSTGHREMPRASTDRREKSRTSVDRRDKLIKSVDRSEKAGNATDQPEKARNSIDRFGNMVRSVGFCNIDCFKPSATAL, encoded by the exons ATGGGGGCGATGACGTCATCGATGGCGGCGAAGTTTGCTTTCTTTCCGCCGAATCCGCCTTCATAccaggtggtggtggaggaggtgaTTGGGAAGCTGACCATGACTGGTGTGGTGAATAGGGGAAACGCTGACGTTTTGAAGCTGGCGACCGAGAGAGGGAATCAGGTGGTAGCGGTCTACTTTAGGAACCCTGAAGCTAAGCTGACGATGTTGTATTCGCACGGTAACGCCGCCGATCTTGGCCAGATGTACGATTTGTTTAGCGAACTCAGTTTGCATCTCCGAGTCAATCTGATGGG GTATGATTACTCTGGTTATGGCCAGTCGACTGGGAAG CCAAGTGAGCAGAACACATACGCTGACATAGAAGCTGCATATAGGTGCCTTCTTGAGAAATATGGGGCGAAGGAGGAAGATGTTATCCTGTATGGACAATCAGTGGGAAGTGGACCTACTCTAGATTTGGCAACCCGGTTACCAAGATTGAGGGCTGCGGTTCTCCACAGTCCAATCATGTCTGGACTCCGCGTCATGTATCCAGTGAAGCGAACTTACTGGTTCGACATTTATAAG GGCACTGCTGATGACGTTGTGGATTGGTCACATGGGAAGCAACTCTGGGAGCACTGCAAGGAAAAGTATGAACCGTTATGGATTAAAGGGGGAAACCATTGTGACCTGGAACTATACCCACAATACATCAAGCATCTCAAGAAGTTTATATCAGCCATTGAGAAGTGGCCTTATCAACGGAAAGTGTCTGGCACATTTAAAGACCAACCAGATAATAATCCAAGGAAGAGCACAGATGTTAGAGATACTTCCAGATCAAGCACAGATCAAAAAGATAGGCCTAGACCAAGTACTGGCCACCGAGAAATGCCAAGGGCAAGCACAGATcgtagagagaaatcaagaactaGTGTTGATAGGAGAGATAAATTAATAAAGAGTGTGGACCGTTCTGAGAAAGCCGGTAATGCCACTGACCAGCCTGAAAAAGCGAGGAACAGCATTGATCG CTTTGGAAACATGGTGAGATCAGTCGGATTTTGTAATATTGATTGTTTTAAACCATCAGCAACAGCCCTTTGA
- the LOC119993074 gene encoding alpha/beta hydrolase domain-containing protein 17C-like isoform X1, with product MGAMTSSMAAKFAFFPPNPPSYQVVVEEVIGKLTMTGVVNRGNADVLKLATERGNQVVAVYFRNPEAKLTMLYSHGNAADLGQMYDLFSELSLHLRVNLMGSVHALTFLCVFNWIMALLMIMYCVLTSRSLIYLCRYDYSGYGQSTGKPSEQNTYADIEAAYRCLLEKYGAKEEDVILYGQSVGSGPTLDLATRLPRLRAAVLHSPIMSGLRVMYPVKRTYWFDIYKNIDKIPIVNCPVLVIHGTADDVVDWSHGKQLWEHCKEKYEPLWIKGGNHCDLELYPQYIKHLKKFISAIEKWPYQRKVSGTFKDQPDNNPRKSTDVRDTSRSSTDQKDRPRPSTGHREMPRASTDRREKSRTSVDRRDKLIKSVDRSEKAGNATDQPEKARNSIDRFGNMVRSVGFCNIDCFKPSATAL from the exons ATGGGGGCGATGACGTCATCGATGGCGGCGAAGTTTGCTTTCTTTCCGCCGAATCCGCCTTCATAccaggtggtggtggaggaggtgaTTGGGAAGCTGACCATGACTGGTGTGGTGAATAGGGGAAACGCTGACGTTTTGAAGCTGGCGACCGAGAGAGGGAATCAGGTGGTAGCGGTCTACTTTAGGAACCCTGAAGCTAAGCTGACGATGTTGTATTCGCACGGTAACGCCGCCGATCTTGGCCAGATGTACGATTTGTTTAGCGAACTCAGTTTGCATCTCCGAGTCAATCTGATGGGGTCAGTCCACGCTTTGACTTTTCTTTGTGTATTCAATTGGATCATGGCTTTATTGATGATTATGTATTGCGTACTTACATCGCGTTCATTAATATATCTGTGCAGGTATGATTACTCTGGTTATGGCCAGTCGACTGGGAAG CCAAGTGAGCAGAACACATACGCTGACATAGAAGCTGCATATAGGTGCCTTCTTGAGAAATATGGGGCGAAGGAGGAAGATGTTATCCTGTATGGACAATCAGTGGGAAGTGGACCTACTCTAGATTTGGCAACCCGGTTACCAAGATTGAGGGCTGCGGTTCTCCACAGTCCAATCATGTCTGGACTCCGCGTCATGTATCCAGTGAAGCGAACTTACTGGTTCGACATTTATAAG AACATTGATAAAATACCGATTGTCAATTGTCCAGTACTGGTGATCCAT GGCACTGCTGATGACGTTGTGGATTGGTCACATGGGAAGCAACTCTGGGAGCACTGCAAGGAAAAGTATGAACCGTTATGGATTAAAGGGGGAAACCATTGTGACCTGGAACTATACCCACAATACATCAAGCATCTCAAGAAGTTTATATCAGCCATTGAGAAGTGGCCTTATCAACGGAAAGTGTCTGGCACATTTAAAGACCAACCAGATAATAATCCAAGGAAGAGCACAGATGTTAGAGATACTTCCAGATCAAGCACAGATCAAAAAGATAGGCCTAGACCAAGTACTGGCCACCGAGAAATGCCAAGGGCAAGCACAGATcgtagagagaaatcaagaactaGTGTTGATAGGAGAGATAAATTAATAAAGAGTGTGGACCGTTCTGAGAAAGCCGGTAATGCCACTGACCAGCCTGAAAAAGCGAGGAACAGCATTGATCG CTTTGGAAACATGGTGAGATCAGTCGGATTTTGTAATATTGATTGTTTTAAACCATCAGCAACAGCCCTTTGA
- the LOC119993074 gene encoding alpha/beta hydrolase domain-containing protein 17B-like isoform X2, protein MGAMTSSMAAKFAFFPPNPPSYQVVVEEVIGKLTMTGVVNRGNADVLKLATERGNQVVAVYFRNPEAKLTMLYSHGNAADLGQMYDLFSELSLHLRVNLMGYDYSGYGQSTGKPSEQNTYADIEAAYRCLLEKYGAKEEDVILYGQSVGSGPTLDLATRLPRLRAAVLHSPIMSGLRVMYPVKRTYWFDIYKNIDKIPIVNCPVLVIHGTADDVVDWSHGKQLWEHCKEKYEPLWIKGGNHCDLELYPQYIKHLKKFISAIEKWPYQRKVSGTFKDQPDNNPRKSTDVRDTSRSSTDQKDRPRPSTGHREMPRASTDRREKSRTSVDRRDKLIKSVDRSEKAGNATDQPEKARNSIDRFGNMVRSVGFCNIDCFKPSATAL, encoded by the exons ATGGGGGCGATGACGTCATCGATGGCGGCGAAGTTTGCTTTCTTTCCGCCGAATCCGCCTTCATAccaggtggtggtggaggaggtgaTTGGGAAGCTGACCATGACTGGTGTGGTGAATAGGGGAAACGCTGACGTTTTGAAGCTGGCGACCGAGAGAGGGAATCAGGTGGTAGCGGTCTACTTTAGGAACCCTGAAGCTAAGCTGACGATGTTGTATTCGCACGGTAACGCCGCCGATCTTGGCCAGATGTACGATTTGTTTAGCGAACTCAGTTTGCATCTCCGAGTCAATCTGATGGG GTATGATTACTCTGGTTATGGCCAGTCGACTGGGAAG CCAAGTGAGCAGAACACATACGCTGACATAGAAGCTGCATATAGGTGCCTTCTTGAGAAATATGGGGCGAAGGAGGAAGATGTTATCCTGTATGGACAATCAGTGGGAAGTGGACCTACTCTAGATTTGGCAACCCGGTTACCAAGATTGAGGGCTGCGGTTCTCCACAGTCCAATCATGTCTGGACTCCGCGTCATGTATCCAGTGAAGCGAACTTACTGGTTCGACATTTATAAG AACATTGATAAAATACCGATTGTCAATTGTCCAGTACTGGTGATCCAT GGCACTGCTGATGACGTTGTGGATTGGTCACATGGGAAGCAACTCTGGGAGCACTGCAAGGAAAAGTATGAACCGTTATGGATTAAAGGGGGAAACCATTGTGACCTGGAACTATACCCACAATACATCAAGCATCTCAAGAAGTTTATATCAGCCATTGAGAAGTGGCCTTATCAACGGAAAGTGTCTGGCACATTTAAAGACCAACCAGATAATAATCCAAGGAAGAGCACAGATGTTAGAGATACTTCCAGATCAAGCACAGATCAAAAAGATAGGCCTAGACCAAGTACTGGCCACCGAGAAATGCCAAGGGCAAGCACAGATcgtagagagaaatcaagaactaGTGTTGATAGGAGAGATAAATTAATAAAGAGTGTGGACCGTTCTGAGAAAGCCGGTAATGCCACTGACCAGCCTGAAAAAGCGAGGAACAGCATTGATCG CTTTGGAAACATGGTGAGATCAGTCGGATTTTGTAATATTGATTGTTTTAAACCATCAGCAACAGCCCTTTGA
- the LOC119993484 gene encoding uncharacterized protein LOC119993484, whose protein sequence is MTYVNVVYLDCLTLLKYLIICKGKTVKVETFSGASKHELLNIQNHKLEAKTLRSANLGSSSTPRSKKDHFEDTKLKPTRASLDDDEPPPKGETQRLLDEAEQEVLNLMNKDYSSPKWFPGKPPITSDGIPKH, encoded by the exons ATGACCTATGTAAATGTCGTATATTTGGATTGTCTCACTCTTCTCAAGTACCTAATAATTTGCAAA GGGAAGACAGTAAAAGTGGAGACATTTTCTGGAGCTTCCAAGCATGAATTGTTGAACATTCAG AATCACAAGTTGGAGGCAAAGACATTGAGGTCTGCCAACTTGGGAAGTAGTAGTACTCCAAGGAGCAAAAAAGACCATTTTGAAGATACCAAGTTAAAGCCAACCAGAGCcagcttggatgatgatgagcCCCCTCCAAAAGGTGAAACACAAAGGCTTCTTGATGAGGCAGAACAAGAGGTTCTCAATTTGATGAACAAGGATTACAGTTCACCCAAATGGTTTCCCGGCAAGCCGCCAATTACCAGCGATGGTATACCTAAACATTAG
- the LOC119992517 gene encoding calcium/calmodulin-regulated receptor-like kinase 2 — MVHKGDLVAIGISVGLALGILIALLVFFIIRWHKRRAYLRRCANDRCMTTIPIRINGLDTSTDFSASLANGPTPQATRYPQQNNQLSWWGNHSKDRLPSTSGIPRYSYKDVQKVTQNFTTILGQGSFGPVYKATMPTGEVVAVKALASNSKQGEKEFQTEVTLLGRLHHRNLVNLLGYCVDKGQRMLIYEFMSNGSLANLLYDKQDRVLSWEERLQIALDISHGIEYLHEGAVPPVIHRDLKCANILLDRSMRAKVADFGLSKEEVFNECNSGLKGTYGYIDPVYIATNNFTMKSDIYSFGIIIFELITAIHPHQNLMEYVNLASMSPDGVDEILDERLAGECNIEEVRQLAKIGHKCLQKLQRRRPSIVEVSQAIVKLKQRRLTKEDTMSFARDDLSQLASKIEDQQVVLSEMGKEGA; from the exons ATGGTTCATAAAGGTGATTTGGTTGCTATTGGAATCTCTGTTGGTCTGGCCCTCGGTATCTTGATAGCTTTACTAGTATTCTTCATCATAAGGTGGCACAAGCGGCGTGCTTATCTTCGACGTTGTGCAAATGACCGTTGTATGACAACTATTCCAATACGCATAAATGGCTTAGATACGAGCACTGACTTCAGTGCATCTCTGGCAAATGGACCAACTCCTCAGGCAACAAGATACCCTCAACAAAATAATCAGCTTTCTTGGTGGGGTAATCACAGTAAAGATCGACTTCCTTCTACTTCAGGCATACCTCGATATTCATACAA GGATGTTCAGAAAGTTACGCAGAACTTTACAACTATTTTGGGACAAGGGTCATTTGGTCCAGTGTATAAAGCGACAATGCCTACAGGAGAAGTTGTAGCTGTGAAGGCACTCGCTTCTAATTCGAAACAGGGGGAGAAAGAGTTCCAAACTGAG GTAACTCTTCTAGGAAGGCTGCACCACCGGAATCTTGTGAATTTACTAGGATATTGTGTAGATAAAGGACAGCGCATGTTGATATATGAGTTCATGAGCAATGGCAGTTTGGCCAACCTTTTATATG ACAAACAAGATCGAGTTTTAAGTTGGGAAGAAAGGCTACAAATTGCTCTTGATATTTCACATGGAATCGAATATCTACACGAAGGG GCAGTGCCACCCGTCATACATCGCGATTTAAAGTGTGCTAATATATTGTTGGACCGGTCAATGAGAGCGAAG GTCGCTGATTTTGGACTGTCAAAGGAAGAGGTCTTTAATGAGTGCAACTCCGGCCTGAAGGGTACGTATGGCTACATAGACCCGGTGTACATAGCAACAAACAACTTCACCATGAAGAGTGACATCTACAGTTTTGGTATAATCATCTTTGAGCTAATTACAGCCATCCACCCACACCAAAACTTAATGGAATACGTTAATCTA GCTTCGATGAGTCCAGATGGTGTCGATGAGATACTAGATGAGCGACTCGCTGGAGAATGCAACATTGAGGAAGTGAGGCAGCTAGCTAAAATTGGTCACAAATGCTTGCAGAAATTGCAAAGGAGGCGTCCTTCAATAGTAGAAGTTTCACAGGCCATAGTGAAGTTAAAGCAGAGGCGGCTTACTAAGGAAGACACAATGTCTTTTGCCAGAGATGATTTAtcacaactagcaagtaagatagAGGACCAACAGGTGGTGTTGAGTGAGATGGGGAAGGAGGGTGCTTAA